A window from Drosophila kikkawai strain 14028-0561.14 chromosome 2L, DkikHiC1v2, whole genome shotgun sequence encodes these proteins:
- the LOC108074506 gene encoding uncharacterized protein: MAANELDKPKKQDDKHNQFICPIVYKNEMPELGLDCKFLPCGKDILEYTVEPVSFPEQESQHEHHFKGLHLLFDIDLVNQSIYDKPKQQRSNPRKETPKMDPRDAALLADIEALHCGDARQRTSRIQECAQMFAKERVMPTRPRTGVYRTPAVQETQVELQPVSLEQQKEIINQTFEEIKKPIGRHPIKQRSNAKPVSILPLFPDPDLQHYNFLQMQFDNPPTEANQSLIKDCGNYFVNFNATEELPSTGEQIYVSEQRYKEDRSTENAEKGDRIILLQKHDAVYYVSVQKYMKLRRERPRPQAMVNKCLLQVKRVAKEAN; encoded by the exons ATGGCAGCAAATGAGTTGGACAAACCGAAAAAGCAGGATGACAAGCA CAATCAGTTCATCTGCCCCATTGTCTACAAAAATGAGATGCCCGAGTTGGGGCTGGATTGCAAATTCCTGCCCTGCGGCAAAGATATTCTGGAGTACACGGTGGAGCCCGTCTCCTTTCCCGAACAGGAGTCGCAGCATGAGCACCATTTCAAGGGTTTGCATCTGCTGTTCGACATTGATTTGGTGAATCAGTCTATTTACGATAAGCCTAAGCAGCAGCGTAGCAATCCTCGCAAGGAAACGCCGAAAATGGATCCCCGGGACGCGGCTTTGCTGGCGGATATCGAGGCCCTGCATTGTGGCGACGCCAGGCAGAGGACAAGTCGCATTCAGGAGTGCGCCCAGATGTTTGCCAAGGAGCGGGTCATGCCGACGCGTCCCCGCACCGGAGTTTACCGTACTCCGGCTGTTCAGGAGACGCAAGTGGAACTACAGCCCGTTAGCCTGGAGCAGCAGAAGGAGATTATTAATCAGACCTTTGAGGAGATCAAGAAGCCCATCGGCCGGCATCCCATCAAGCAAAGGAGTAACGCCAAGCCCGTGTCCATTTTACCCCTTTTCCCAGACCCCGATCTTCAGCATTACAACTTCCTGCAAATGCAGTTCGATAATCCCCCCACCGAGGCTAACCAGAGTTTGATAAAGGATTGCGGCAACTATTTCGTTAACTTTAATGCCACAGAGGAGCTTCCTTCGACCGGAGAGCAAATCTACGTGTCGGAGCAGCGCTACAAGGAGGATAGATCAACTGAGAACGCTGAGAAGGGCGATCGTATTATTCTCTTGCAAAAACACGATGCCGTCTACTATGTCAGCGTGCAGAAATACATGAAGTTGCGACGGGAGCGACCACGCCCCCAGGCCATGGTCAACAAGTGTCTGCTG CAGGTCAAGCGAGTGGCAAAGGAAGCAAACTAA